The Bos mutus isolate GX-2022 chromosome 11, NWIPB_WYAK_1.1, whole genome shotgun sequence nucleotide sequence TAGATGTAATCTAGGGCTGGGGTTTGGAGGTTTTAGGACTGAGATTTTCCtcctggaagaaagaaaacacctCCACGGCCATGGGACACCACCGCCCCCTGGCTTTCTGTCCCAGACCCTGGTGGAGAGGAGGGCGCAGAGCCAGGCCACAGGCAGGGGCCATCCCAGAGCTGGCAGCGCCCCCTCCTCGCTATCTCCCTGCCTCTTGGTGCACGAGGTCTCCATGCGTGTCTCGGGCAACCCTGAGCCCCACGTCCTGGATTCTCCTCAAGCCCCAGAAGCTTGGCTGCTCAGTCACCGAGGGAATGTGCCTCCTGAATCTGATTCAACACAGTTCCTGGGCAAGTCTCACATGCAGCCCATAGAGGAAACCTCAGGCTTATGCTAAATCCTCCAAATTCCCGACTGCCGTCCTGACGTGGGACCAGGGGTTGGGAGAGGACTGGACATGTGCAGGAATGAGAAGCACCCAGAATTCACAGCTTGAGGGGAGACAGTGTCCTGCTGGCTGCCTCGGGGAGGCAGCCCGCCCTGCCCAAGTGGCCAGGGTCTGGTTTTTACCTTTTCCGCTTGGCTGAGTTCCTCCTTACTCCTTAGCCTATCCCTGTGCGGGGGGTCTGGGCCCAGGCCCTCGTCTTCTAACAACTGCGCATTCATGGTCAAGAGCCAGGCAGCCGTGCGGTCCAGGGCATTGGGGCTCACGGGTGAAGGGCCCTGCGATGAAACACAGCTGTGAGGGACTGGGgcgggagggcaggggtggggagggggtggtcccGGGTGCGGCACAGGGATGGATGGGCATCTCTGATACAACCCCCGGCCCCGGGGAGTTTCGCCTCCTGACGCAGCCTGAGGCTGTCATGAGCCCGGGGCGGAGGGGAGCCTAGCTGAACATGGCTTTTCTGCCACCTGGGGGAGAGCCAGTGGGCTTGGGCTGGCAGGTGGGTGTCTAACCCAAAGAACCCATAACTCTGCGCAGAGCCCTGAAGACCAGCTCAGAGCAGGAGGGGGACCAGGGGCCAGGTGGACTCCTACCCTGGGTTGGGCTTTAACAGGCTTTGGAACTGGAGATGGGCAGACAgatccctccctctttctccctgACTCCAGCTGTCTCTGGGGAAACTGGCAGAGGGACCCCAAGCCACAGTGAAGCTGGTTCACAGGATTTAGGCAGGGGCCACTGTGGGGGTGTCACGGCAAGTAGCTGGTGGGAGGGGGCCGAGTGTGGCATTCAGCATGGGATGGCAGCTGGGTGCGGGTGGAGATGACGTGGCCGGGAGGAGCAGCACGACATGGGGGGTCAGCCCGCCCCCACCCTGGGGCGGCGGGGTGATGGCCTGCTCTCTGCCCAGCAGCACTGACCTGCTTGTGCACGGCGCGAGGCTTCAGCTCGGGGCTGTCGCCCTTGGAGGATGAGGACTGTTGCCGCAGCCGGGCTCCGGGCCCAGCCCAGTCGGGCGAGGCCGAGGCCAGCGTCCCGCTCGACGGCCGTGGGTACTGCAGGGTGCTCAGCAGGGTGGGTGGCGTCCGGCCGCGGGGCGcagggggcggcggcgggggtgGCGGCGGCGGCTGGTCGATCCTCCGCTGGGGGCCGGCACTGTTCTGCCGTGGCACTGTAGGCTGCCCACCCTTCTCGGTCAGCGACACCTGCCGCCGTGCCAGCTCCCCGGGGCGCCGGCCCAGGTCTTCGGGGGCGGTGGCGGCAGTGCTGCTGCTGAAGCTGCCCAGCTTGGCGGCAGCTGCCAGCTCTTCACTGTTGCTGTGGGAGCTCAGGGAGCTGTGGCCCTCAGAGCCCGAGTCGCCGAGGCCGCGGGGAGACAGCGGCAGGCCAGCCGCCATCTGGTACACGGGATTCTGGAAGGACAGCGGTGCCAGGAGCTGGGGCCGGCCTGGCGCGCCCTCTGACGTGACCGGCGTGGTGGGCGTCTGGCCTGCCCGCCGCACTGTGGCCAGCCCCGCCAGGCTCACGGGGGCCGCCCGGGCCGGCCACCCGGCCACCAGCTGAGTGGCAGGCGCTTGGCCATCGGCGGTGAGGGCGTCGGGGCCTGCTGGGGAGCCCGCCTCCCCATCCAGCACGCGGGCGTCTTGGAGGTCCACCATGGACAGACTCTTGCCGCCGTTGGCCATCTGAAGGTCGGGCTCGTTGGCTTCCGAGTAACTCGAGCTGCGGGCAGGTGAGGGCTGGACCCCGGAGGACCTTGTGACAAAAAACAAGTCCTTGTTTTCGGGGGTTGGAGACGGTAACCGGGTGAAATCTATCAGACTGCAGGGAGACAAGCACACACAGGGAAAGAAGGGGGAAGAGAAGAACTGTGAATGCGGCCCAGGCGGGTCCCGACCAACTGAGAGCCCCGCCAACCTGCTGCCCGTGGCCTGAGccggggagggggaaggggggaggagggaaggcaggggaggcagggaggggagaagagaggaggggagggggctgcaaGAAGGGGAGAGTCCCGGGGCGCAGCTGCGAAACCAAACCACAGCCACCGAGTCTGGCAGAAGCCACCACCAAGGCGTGGGGCGGATGGCTGCTCCTACACGGAACCGCTGCACTAGGGGCCCGAGCTCCCAGCACGAGGCCAGGCTGCCTAGCAGCGGCCCCTTCCCTGCTCAGCACGGCATCTTGGGACAGTAGGTTCTGGGGCCTGGGGTGTTCTGGAAAGTCCCCCTGAGCTAAATCCAAACCCACAGTGCAGTGGCTCTCTGCTACCCGAGGGTCCTGCACCAGGAATGATGACTTCAAAGCCACGGGGGGCTCCCTCTGCCTCTTCCCTCCCGTCCCTAGTCAGGCTGCTCACCAAAGTGGGGGGCCTGTGCTGAGAGAAGCCTCCACCTGCAGCCTCCTACTGCCACCCTTTGTCTGACTGGCAGGCGGGGGCTGGGGCTTCcggcaaaaaaaaaaggtatcagaGGAGGATCCTCATGGCGTGACTCAGGCAGGGAGGGCCTGTGCCTGCAGCCGTAGGCCACGTCCCTGACCCTCCACCCCAGGCCCCTAGCCTCTCCCTGGCCCCTTCCAGGAAaagcctgctccttggaaggaggcaCAAAACCAGGGGGGCTTTGGAGGGAAGGATCAGGGGGAGCTGAACAGGCTGAGTGGGCTGGAGGCAGCAGGAACCTGGGGCTTCGATGTGGGCTTAGAAAGGAGGTGGCTTAGCCTGGGATGGAGAGGAAGTCCATCCCAGGGGTGATGGGACAGGACAGGGCAGGTTGTGGCCACTCGAGGCCACGGCACTTGGGGGCTGAGAAGAAGTGGACGGGGGAAGTAGCTGGAGTCGGGAGAAACCCAGACCAGCCTTGGGCCTGGGTCACCCTTCACACGCCCAGGTCAGCTCTCCTGACCTCTCGACCGAGGCGTGTCCCCACTTGAACTCTTGCTTTGCCTCACTTGGCAGGTTGTAGGGACGGCCCCTCAAGACGTAGAGGGACCCGGGGGGAAGGGGCATCAAGGTCTCTGCATCTCCGGCCTCCTCCTGGGCCTCCAGTCCCTCACACCACATCCCCAGGTCCTTGATCTCAATGCCCTCGCCTGCTAAAAGCCTGCCGTCCCCACCATCTCAGACCCAGACAGCGCCCAGCTCTGCTGCTCCAGCCGCAGCCTCGTGAGCCGGTCCAAGACGGTCCTGCTGGACGAGGGGAGTGTTTGACCCCAAGTACAGGTAGCTTGCTGTAAATGCTAAGGTCCTTGTCCTGACGTCAACACTCGAGAACATTCTGCCTCCCCCTCCACTGTGTATTGACGGGGCACTCATCCCAGCACTGGGCGTGCAGAGTGGGAGCTGGGCCTCAGCATCCCTCTAGTTTCCTGGGGCTCCCAGCCTCTACGCCTCGTGGAGTCACCTGAACTCCTCCTGAAAACACACCCTGGAGCTCTACTTCCAGAGACTCTGGTTCAGGCCCAGGAAATACGAGCTCATACACACATAAAAAAGTGACTGTGACTAGTGCTGATTGGGACCAGTAACTGTTCCTCGACAAAAGATACTGTCTTTCTCCAGGCCTTTGTGCTAGTCCCTCTACCTAAAATGCCTTTTCCACCAATGGAAATGCTACTTTTCTTAAGCTCAAAACTATAGTgctacctcctccaggaagccctccctgatttTTCCCAAATAGACTCTTACTCCTTAGGGCCCAAGGAACACCCTGAGTTTCATTCGACTTGTTTCATAAACACCAGTATAGGTTTCCTCCTCCCCAAAGGAGACTGCAGATGGGCTCTGCCCGGTCTGTACCTGCACCCCACCACACCCAGCACACCTGGCGGCTCTTACCCAGACAGGTCGTTCTCGATTACCATCTTCTGCAGCCCAGCCGAGACGCTGCTGCTGCCAGAGCCAGGTGTAGAGGCCAAGTCGTTGGTGCCTGCGAGCTGCCCACTGCCCGGGGTGCTCAGAGCTGTGTGGACGTCCCTCAGGATTCGAGGCAGAGGCCCCAGCTTGGATACGATGCTCTGCAAAGACACGGCAAAGGGGGCAGGTGTGAGCCAGGGGGCACCTGGGGAGGCCAAATGCACTGGAGCCACCGTGTTCAAAATCACTAAGCAGCCAGTCAGAGCTGCAGGCTCGCGCTCCCCTGCAATCagattcagtgggtctggggaGGGGTAGGGAGCCCAGAAACGACAAATTACATTTTTATCAGCTCCCTGGATATCTGTAGGATGGGGGCAAGGCCCACAGGAAGACACACTAACCTAGTCCAAGCCTTTCACCCTGGTCTGTCCTGTCTCAGGGGcccacagaggatcctggagttTGCCTCTGTCTCCCCAGTGGAGAGGCTTCTGGGGTGGCCCCCTCCCACGTCATCTACTGCACAGGGCGGGCTGAGGCCCGACCCACTTCAACACCCGAGTCCCCGGGGTGATGGCCcaggcacagagcaggcactCCTGCTCACCTGTCAGACAAACAAGTGGCCAGTCAGGCAGAGGGTGGTGCCTGGGCTCCTCTGAAGCCCACTGTCCTGGTTTAGACCAATGGCGGTAAAGCTTCTAGGCCGAGcgggttgggggttggggggactcTGCCTTCATCTGGATTATGTCCCGGCTTCCACCAACGGCTATGTGCAGAAAGCAAGCATGAAAACTCATGTGGTCCACAGAGGGGAGACATGAGCAGCAAACAGCTCGACTTTAAATCCTGCTGCAACACTGTCAGCTGTGACGGCTGCAAACCACCGTCCATACCTCCCGCCTGGTCATGCACGCATGGGGGATGGTGGCCCCCAGCACAGAGGCTCTGGAAGTGGTGGCAGAGTGACAGGTGTTGGCAGCTGTGGAGGAAGACAGGGCTCTGAGCCTCATTTCCGTTGCTCCCTCCTGGGTCTCTCAGAGCCAAAGGGCAATGGACATAAAGGAGCAAAAACGATTGCAATGGCCATTCATAGTGAAAAGCTGGGACTGATCTGAGTGTCCAGTGAACTGCATGGTGCAGTCACATGATTGGACAGTCTGTGCCATTAGAAAGGTCACAGTGGTGTGTGGCACGTATGGTTGGGGAAAGATGCCCATGAGAGAAGAGTGAGCAATGCATGCAGCAGTGCACGCTACGTTCTCACTTTAACAGAAAAGGGTAAGAACTGCCTGTGTGGGTACCTAACATGTGCACAGAAGTGCCTAGAAGGCCGCGCACCAGAGCGCCCTGAGTGCTCACCCCTAAGGATGGGACGGGAGCAGGAGGCCTTCCAGCTCTGGTTCAGCAGCAGCTACTTttgtaatcagtcctgaatattcattggaaggaccgatgcatattaaaaagcaaagacattactttgccaacaaaggtccatctggtcaaagctatggtttttccagttgtcatgtatgggtgtgagagttggaccataaagaaagctgagtgttgaagagttgatgcttttgaactgtggtgttggagaagactcttgagagtcccttggactgcaaggggattcaaccagtcaatcctaaggagatcagtcctgaatattcattgggaggactgatgctgaagctaaaactctaatactttggccacctgatgtgaagaactgactcactgaaaagaccctgatgctgggaaagattgaaggcagtaggagaaggggatgacagaggatgagacggttggatggtatcaccgactcaatggatatgagtttgagcaagctctgggagttggtgaaagacagggaagcctggcgtgctgcagtccatggggtcgccaagagtcaggcacaactgatcgactgaactgaacttttgtaAGATGGGCTCTCAGAGCCCTGGGGGGCAGCAGAAGTTCTGGAAGTGGGTCCTGGCAGGCCTGGCAGTTGCTGCCCAGAACCTGCCCACTGTGCAGGCTGGGCCTGCTGTGGGCAGTGGAACCCAGGCCACAGGCCCTGTAGCAGTGTCAGAGGTGTTGAGGGAATGACTGTTTCAACAGATGGTCAAGGGCACTTCTGGAAAGTTTTGCAACTTGCTGCCTGACACATGGAGGTGCAGCATCTCCAGTCCATCTTTTTTGTATCAGTGGCCTTAAAATCCAGAGCAAGGACATTTTAGGAGACACAGCTAAATCTGATCATACTTCCCACGGGTAGGGAGCACAGCACGCCTTCACCCATGGATGCCATCCACTCAGAGGCATAGCTGAGGCCCCAGTACACCGAGTGGGCTACCCTGGCAGATGTCAGTGCGTGAACGTGGCACTCGCCACCAAGGATAACGGCCGAGATCCCTCCCCAGCACGTGCTGACAGGGCCTGCACTGGATCCCTGGGCTCTGGCGCCCTGGTGGGGCCGCTGATCTCTACCGCACAGGCAAAGCCTCGGGCCTCGTGGTTACTCCGGGAGGAGCAGCCTGCAGCTTCAGTGCCCTAGGGCCCAGCCACTGCCCCATCATGGCCCAAGTGGTCAGGCACCTGCTCCAGCTGGCTGACGGCCTCCCAGAGCAGCGAGTGCAGGCTGGAGAGCTCGCGGCCCAGGTCGATGTAGCCCTCGAAGCCAGCCGTGTTGGAGACGGTCTCGGGATTGGAGATCTCCAGCAGGAAGCGCTGCATGTTGGTCCACTCGTGCTCCAGGAACTGGTTCATGAACGACATGTACTCTTCCTTGCTGCCGAACCTGGAGCCAAGCAGATGGGGTGAGCGCTCTGGGCCCTACCCGGGAGCCCCCCTACTTCTCGGAGACACCCTCGCCCCCTGGGCTCCCATCCCTCCTCTGTGGCCGCCTTCCACGCCACTTACTCCCCAGCCAGCCAACCCCCACAGATTCAGGGCGCTCATGGCTAAGTCTGGAGACCCCCTTCTGGACTTTTCCTCCCAGGATCTGGAATGTTCCATGGCCCTCACTCCACATTCATGGCCAGTCTcaatctccttcctctttccctccaaaTGTCTGTGACCCTTGATGCACAACTGACTCTCAAGCCACACTTGGCCAGGTCTCTCTGCTAAGCCTTCCGCATGTTCCTCTTCAGGCACCTTCCTTTGTCCTCAGCTTGGCCAAGTCTGGGGTCACCTTCATCACCCCAAACCTACACCCTCCTCTGGAGCTCCCCATCCCAAGGAGACCGATCCAGAAGCCTGGACGTGTTCAactgctccctctgcctccccGTCAACCGGCAAGGCCTACTGGCCTCATCTGATGACCCCACAACTTGCAGCCATGGCCTCCTGTATCACCATCACTTCTGGTATCATCCCTGACCCAATCCTTCCACCGCTCTGCCTTTACCAGGACCATAACTCTGCTCTCTTCCTGGTCTCAGGGCTGCCAGTCTTGTTCCCTCCGTTCCTGGCCCCTCTGCTGCTGGGCTGAACTTGGCAGGACTTGGAACAGATGAGGGCCACCTTGCTCAAAGCCCTCTGGCAGCTCCTACTGCCCTGCCTGGCCTCCAAGTCCTTGCTGTCCTCTAGGGTGGTCTCCGACCTCTCTCTACCTAGCACGTGACAATTCAGGAACGGCAGAGAGTCTGGTCCCTCCCTGGCCTGCACCTCTGTGTCTTTTCGTCCTGAACTCAGCTGGGAAGCGCATCTCCTAGGaagcctccctctctcctcttccaaCAAGCGGATGGCCCTCCTAGGAGGCCACGCCCCTGTCCATCACCGCTCTCCCTGCTGAAGTGTTGGCTCTGGGAGGGTGGGGACCAGCGGTGATTCATGGCCCAGCCCTGCGAAGGCCTGGAGGGGCTCGACCCACACCTCGTGAGAGCCGCTTTCTGAGCCAGCCCATCTGTGTCCACCCACTCGCTCTAAGGTACAGCGAGAACACTGAAGTGCTTCACGAACAGACGTCCTTGGCAGCCTTAGACAAGGACAGTCTGGAGCCACCCGGGTGCCCAACCGCAGCAGACGGGTTCAGGAGACATGGGCCCTTCTCCCTTGAAGGCATATTAGTCACTCATTTCAAAAGGAAGCTCGTGAATGTTAAGTATGTGGGAGAATCCTTATGATAAAACGTTCATtcaaagaagcagaaggaaaaataatacccTGCCTTATCACCCTTGAAAACTAAGGAAACGCACCACAGGAGGGGAGCCTGCggtgcagaggagagagagacgGAGGGAGGCGGGACCAAGAAGGCAGGGACGGGCTCCAACCTGCcgtggtggggttgggggggacgTGGCACTCACTTGGCAAAGTTGGCCAGGTTCTGGGTGACTTTGGCGATGAGGGTGAGTGTGCGAGCGGTGCGGTCGTCGGGGTACTCCTGAAGCAGGTTGAAGAGCGAGGGGGACATAATGGCTGGGCAGAGGAAGCGCAGGAACAGGGAGGCACTGATGAGCCGCTCGCTGATGTCCGGCCGGCCACGGCTGCTGCACTCTTGCCGCCAAGAGGCAAACACCTCCTTGAGCTCCCGGGGGAAGACGCTGTGTGGGGACAGGTCATGGGGGGGAGTCGGGGAGTCAGTCGCCAGGCTGGGACCAGAGCAGGGAGCTGGTTCTGGGTCTGATGGAACCGAGTTCTGTCCCGCGCCCACCCTGATGGCTACATGACGGCCCAATGCCCAAGTTCTCTGAGCCCACTTCTCCACCATCCACCATCcgctgggcagggccaggccaccACAGGGCAGGGATGCCCAGGCCGCGGTTGGTGGGTATCTCAGAGGGCCTGAGTGAGAGATGACATCAGCACTGGGGCCAGGTCCCACGGGGCTTCACCCCTGCCCCACCCGGCAGGCGTGGGGTCTTTTGCAGAGGGAGGGACACGTGGTAGAAACAGAGCACCGCTCCTCAGTTCTTGTCCCCGGCTTTTGAGAGGGACCCCCTCTGCTCCAATAACGTTACAGGATCTGAGGTTCTCAGCAGAGCTGGGTGATCAAGACGAGGGGCGGATCCTAACCACAGGCTAAGAACACAGGTCCTCGCTAACTCAGGTGTGGAGGGAAGCGGAGGCAGCGACCTCCCTAGGCCGACCTGGAGAGGGTGGGCAGGGCTCTCAGTACCTGTCTGGGGGCTGTCCCCGCTGAGCACCTCCACCCTGCCTCAGTGAGGCCCCACCAGGCCAGCCTTTCAGAGGCCTTCCTATCTTTTTCACTCTGGAAGATGGGTGTTCCCTGAACCCAGCCTACCCTTGGCTCTCCCACTAgctccagggtgctctgcccCAGGGCCTGGCCCTCCCCAGGCTTCCGTTTCCTCACTCCCGCAAGGGGAACAAGGCCATCCCTGCCGAGTTCACACAGCCATCTATCCGAAGGTGGGGACCCCCAAGGTCTTAAGCTGCTTTGATCAGCTTGAAAAGCTTTTGCCCAACAAGCCCAACAGACTCAGGCAGTGAACATGGCTGAACAACAAGGACGTGGCTGGAGAGGAAGTGAGGGCAGGTGACCTTGAGCCCCGGCCCCTGAAGCGCCTGGCCCAGGACTGGGCAGGGGGCAGGCGCTGAGTGATAACATTTATCAGCGGCCTCGTTCAGAACTGAGAGGGGCCTGCACACACGCcagaaagaggaaatggaaaaccattgTCCACGGATATGTTTCCCCGTGTCCCACACCCGGCCCGCCCTGGGTGAAAACACAGCCCAAGGGTGGGAAGTGTGTTCCAGACTTCAAACTCTCTGGTTGTCCCTCCTGGCCCGGTGCCAAGGGTCATTTTCAGCTCAGCCCAAAGGGCCAGGGAGGCCCAGTGAGCACCCTGTGTAACCCTGGGGCAGGGGGACTGGGGCCGCCAGCGTCGACCCCGCCGGCTCTGCCCTGACCCAAGGCTGTCGCTCTCCTCGCAGGCCCGCCTCTGCCTGTGCCTGTCCTTCGGGAGCAGCTAGGTCCTTCTGGTGCCCAGCCCTGGGGTGCTCAGGGCACTCTGATGGGAGCAGAGCTGTGAGCCAGGGTGGCTGCGGGGGTGAGCCTACCGTCTCTGGTGACATAATAAAGGAGGGCCAGAAAGGGGAGCCAGATACAGGCCCTCCAACAGGACAGGAAAGAACACGACCAAAGAGAGAAGCAAGCTACGGCCAGAGGCGGGACGGGGGAATGGGGCCAGGAGAGCCACTCGGGTGGGGAAGGGAACGTAGGTCCTGAGCTGGAGCAGTGACCGAGGAAAAAGCCTGGGCAGCTCCTCCAGTGTGAAAATAAAGCCACTCCTGGGGGCTGGTAGTATGGTCCCCTGGACAGTCACACAGCCGTCTCTGATGAGGCTGTACTAGCTCAGTGGCCACCATTCACATGTGCCGGGACGTTCATCTTGCACGGAATGGCCCGGGACTGACTGTGGCCCAATCCTGTGAGAGCAGCCTGCCCTGCACACTTCCACTCCTCTCTGGGGCCGCCAGGGGCCTGCAGAACTCGGTCCTAGTAAAGGCCAGTCCTCCTCCTCAGTTCTCTATGGTCCCAGCAGGAGGCCCACCCAGTGTCCAGGCCCCACACAGGTGCGTGATGGGGCCACTCCAAGCCTGTGACCTGAGCACCAGCTTCCATGGCCAGGTGaagccacccacccaccccaggggTGCCTGAGCAGAGCCTTGTGCGTCTGGCTTCTTGTCCAGCCGTAGCACCTACAGTGGTGCCAGGCAGTACCCACTGTCCAGCATGTGTAAGGGACTGCTGGGTCTGAATCCTCAACAATGCACATCCTACCTACACATTCTGGAACACTCCAACGTCTGAGCCCAGAAAGGACCAGTCGGACTCAGCGGGGTCAGGAAAAAGGTGCACTCCAATCCCAGGGCGCCGACTCTGAAGCTGTGTTACCCGCCCTCTCCCTGTTAAACCTCAGCTCTCTTGTTGGCAATGACAGAGGAGAGCGCCTCACCGAGCTCTCGGGATGGGATGACGCTCACAGGGGCCAGCCCAGCGCCCAGCATGCTCTAGGCACCCAGCCTACACAGAAGgatggggggagagggagggatgtgGGATGGGACCCTGGGCAGTAGAGGCCGAGTGGGCGTGGGGGCAGCACTGACCAGTAGGAGTTGATGATTTTGCAGAAGGCCAGCTCGCAGCACATCTTGAGGTTGCCCTGGTGCTCAGGGAGGTCAGCGGCCGAGCACTTGCTTGGGTCCACTTCACAGTTCTCGTCTGACTCGTACAGCGCTTTGATGAACTCCCCTGTGGCCGAGAGGGCAGGAGGGGGCTGTGAGGAGCCAGTCAGCATGCCCCACCCTGACCCTCTTGCCCCGAGTCGGCCCACACCCCCTACCTAGTGCGTCCTGCAGGTACTTCTGGCCCACCAGCTTGAGGTACTCCTCGATGGCCTTGGTGGCCAGCGTGTTCTCGCGGAAGATGAGGTGCTCGTTGTCCCCACAGCGGTCCACCTCCGACATCATCAGGTCGGTCAGGAAGTCCTGTGGAGCCAGGTGAGGAGAGCAGACCTGAGCAGGCCTGGCAAGTAAGGCCCCAGGGGTCCAGACCCGCGCTCCCTGGCCAGGAGCCCCTGCTCTGGGAGGCTGCTCCATCGCCAAGCTGCTGGGTCTCACCTGTGGGGGCTTCCGGGGCGTGAGAGCAGGGCAGCCTGATGAGGGGACATGGTGACATCTGAGCTGGACCCCGGATCAGCGAGGCAAGAGCCCCCGCATCATGGCCAGACCCGTGGGACTCAAATCTCTGCtcagccctgccccagcctggTGGGGTGACCGAAAAGAGCACCCCCATCCCAGGGCGGAGGACAAACAGGCTGCCCTGCCTCCTCGTACAAGCAGCTGCGACCGTCCGCCCATCACTGTGATGAGGTCTCCCACGCCAGACAGGGGCTCGTTCTGTGCAGCCTCACAGGGAAGAAAGACAAGAGGCAGAGGCGGGCCAGCTGCCCTGAAAGGCAGTGA carries:
- the DAB2IP gene encoding disabled homolog 2-interacting protein isoform X11, producing the protein MPRLKESRSHESLLSPSSAVEALDLSMEEEVVIKPVHSSILGQDYCFEVTTSSGSKCFSCRSAAERDKWMENLRRAVHPNKDNSRRVEHILKLWVIEAKDLPAKKKYLCELCLDDVLYARTTGKLKTDNVFWGEHFEFHNLPPLRMVTVHLYRETDKKKKKERSSYLGLVSLPAASVAGRQFVEKWYPVVTPNPKGGKGPGPMIRIKARYQTITILPMEMYKEFAEHITNHYLGLCAALEPILSAKTKEEMASALVHILQSTGKVKDFLTDLMMSEVDRCGDNEHLIFRENTLATKAIEEYLKLVGQKYLQDALGEFIKALYESDENCEVDPSKCSAADLPEHQGNLKMCCELAFCKIINSYCVFPRELKEVFASWRQECSSRGRPDISERLISASLFLRFLCPAIMSPSLFNLLQEYPDDRTARTLTLIAKVTQNLANFAKFGSKEEYMSFMNQFLEHEWTNMQRFLLEISNPETVSNTAGFEGYIDLGRELSSLHSLLWEAVSQLEQSIVSKLGPLPRILRDVHTALSTPGSGQLAGTNDLASTPGSGSSSVSAGLQKMVIENDLSGLIDFTRLPSPTPENKDLFFVTRSSGVQPSPARSSSYSEANEPDLQMANGGKSLSMVDLQDARVLDGEAGSPAGPDALTADGQAPATQLVAGWPARAAPVSLAGLATVRRAGQTPTTPVTSEGAPGRPQLLAPLSFQNPVYQMAAGLPLSPRGLGDSGSEGHSSLSSHSNSEELAAAAKLGSFSSSTAATAPEDLGRRPGELARRQVSLTEKGGQPTVPRQNSAGPQRRIDQPPPPPPPPPPAPRGRTPPTLLSTLQYPRPSSGTLASASPDWAGPGARLRQQSSSSKGDSPELKPRAVHKQGPSPVSPNALDRTAAWLLTMNAQLLEDEGLGPDPPHRDRLRSKEELSQAEKDLAVLQDKLRISTKKLEEYETLFKCQEETTQKLVLEYQARLEEGEERLRRQQEDKDIQMKGIISRLMSVEEELKKDHAEMQAAVDSKQKIIDAQEKRIASLDAANARLMSALTQLKERYSMQARNGLSPTNPTKLQITENGEFRNSSNC
- the DAB2IP gene encoding disabled homolog 2-interacting protein isoform X3, with the protein product MEPSAATPFRVTGFLSRRLKGSIKRTKSQPKLDRNHSFRHILPGFRSAAAAAAASAADNERSHLMPRLKESRSHESLLSPSSAVEALDLSMEEEVVIKPVHSSILGQDYCFEVTTSSGSKCFSCRSAAERDKWMENLRRAVHPNKDNSRRVEHILKLWVIEAKDLPAKKKYLCELCLDDVLYARTTGKLKTDNVFWGEHFEFHNLPPLRMVTVHLYRETDKKKKKERSSYLGLVSLPAASVAGRQFVEKWYPVVTPNPKGGKGPGPMIRIKARYQTITILPMEMYKEFAEHITNHYLGLCAALEPILSAKTKEEMASALVHILQSTGKVKDFLTDLMMSEVDRCGDNEHLIFRENTLATKAIEEYLKLVGQKYLQDALGEFIKALYESDENCEVDPSKCSAADLPEHQGNLKMCCELAFCKIINSYCVFPRELKEVFASWRQECSSRGRPDISERLISASLFLRFLCPAIMSPSLFNLLQEYPDDRTARTLTLIAKVTQNLANFAKFGSKEEYMSFMNQFLEHEWTNMQRFLLEISNPETVSNTAGFEGYIDLGRELSSLHSLLWEAVSQLEQSIVSKLGPLPRILRDVHTALSTPGSGQLAGTNDLASTPGSGSSSVSAGLQKMVIENDLSGLIDFTRLPSPTPENKDLFFVTRSSGVQPSPARSSSYSEANEPDLQMANGGKSLSMVDLQDARVLDGEAGSPAGPDALTADGQAPATQLVAGWPARAAPVSLAGLATVRRAGQTPTTPVTSEGAPGRPQLLAPLSFQNPVYQMAAGLPLSPRGLGDSGSEGHSSLSSHSNSEELAAAAKLGSFSSSTAATAPEDLGRRPGELARRQVSLTEKGGQPTVPRQNSAGPQRRIDQPPPPPPPPPPAPRGRTPPTLLSTLQYPRPSSGTLASASPDWAGPGARLRQQSSSSKGDSPELKPRAVHKQGPSPVSPNALDRTAAWLLTMNAQLLEDEGLGPDPPHRDRLRSKEELSQAEKDLAVLQDKLRISTKKLEEYETLFKCQEETTQKLVLEYQARLEEGEERLRRQQEDKDIQMKGIISRLMSVEEELKKDHAEMQAAVDSKQKIIDAQEKRIASLDAANARLMSALTQLKESMH
- the DAB2IP gene encoding disabled homolog 2-interacting protein isoform X1, with the translated sequence MEPSAATPFRVTGFLSRRLKGSIKRTKSQPKLDRNHSFRHILPGFRSAAAAAAASAADNERSHLMPRLKESRSHESLLSPSSAVEALDLSMEEEVVIKPVHSSILGQDYCFEVTTSSGSKCFSCRSAAERDKWMENLRRAVHPNKDNSRRVEHILKLWVIEAKDLPAKKKYLCELCLDDVLYARTTGKLKTDNVFWGEHFEFHNLPPLRMVTVHLYRETDKKKKKERSSYLGLVSLPAASVAGRQFVEKWYPVVTPNPKGGKGPGPMIRIKARYQTITILPMEMYKEFAEHITNHYLGLCAALEPILSAKTKEEMASALVHILQSTGKVKDFLTDLMMSEVDRCGDNEHLIFRENTLATKAIEEYLKLVGQKYLQDALGEFIKALYESDENCEVDPSKCSAADLPEHQGNLKMCCELAFCKIINSYCVFPRELKEVFASWRQECSSRGRPDISERLISASLFLRFLCPAIMSPSLFNLLQEYPDDRTARTLTLIAKVTQNLANFAKFGSKEEYMSFMNQFLEHEWTNMQRFLLEISNPETVSNTAGFEGYIDLGRELSSLHSLLWEAVSQLEQSIVSKLGPLPRILRDVHTALSTPGSGQLAGTNDLASTPGSGSSSVSAGLQKMVIENDLSGLIDFTRLPSPTPENKDLFFVTRSSGVQPSPARSSSYSEANEPDLQMANGGKSLSMVDLQDARVLDGEAGSPAGPDALTADGQAPATQLVAGWPARAAPVSLAGLATVRRAGQTPTTPVTSEGAPGRPQLLAPLSFQNPVYQMAAGLPLSPRGLGDSGSEGHSSLSSHSNSEELAAAAKLGSFSSSTAATAPEDLGRRPGELARRQVSLTEKGGQPTVPRQNSAGPQRRIDQPPPPPPPPPPAPRGRTPPTLLSTLQYPRPSSGTLASASPDWAGPGARLRQQSSSSKGDSPELKPRAVHKQGPSPVSPNALDRTAAWLLTMNAQLLEDEGLGPDPPHRDRLRSKEELSQAEKDLAVLQDKLRISTKKLEEYETLFKCQEETTQKLVLEYQARLEEGEERLRRQQEDKDIQMKGIISRLMSVEEELKKDHAEMQAAVDSKQKIIDAQEKRIASLDAANARLMSALTQLKERYSMQARNGLSPTNPTKLQITENGEFRNSSNC